The Bacteroidota bacterium genome includes a region encoding these proteins:
- a CDS encoding alpha/beta hydrolase codes for MAILSTVLTTKETNEIDRANKSGLQPVVFVHGLWLLSSSWDRWRALFEEKGFITLAPGWPDDPDTVKEAKQDPEVFAHKRIKQVTDHYVRAIRRLRMKPVVIGHSFGGLIAQRLAGEGVAAVTVAIDPAPFRGVLPLPLSALKSGSAVLGNPLNYTRAVPLTYEQFRYSFANAVEENEAHQLYETYSVPGSGVTVFQAATANLNPWTEAQVDTGNPQRGPLLIVSGEYDHTVPWAIAHASYKQQEKNPGVTEIHEIPGRGHSLTIDHGWREVAETTLAFVAKQIRNNQHLHQENEAKRTL; via the coding sequence ATGGCTATCCTATCCACAGTTCTCACGACCAAAGAAACGAACGAAATCGATCGTGCCAACAAGTCCGGTTTGCAACCGGTTGTGTTCGTGCACGGACTCTGGCTTCTTTCGAGCAGTTGGGATCGCTGGCGGGCTCTCTTCGAAGAGAAGGGCTTCATCACTCTCGCTCCGGGTTGGCCCGACGACCCCGATACCGTCAAGGAGGCCAAGCAGGATCCGGAGGTTTTTGCCCACAAGCGGATAAAACAGGTTACGGATCACTATGTAAGGGCGATACGCCGGCTCAGAATGAAGCCCGTAGTGATCGGCCATTCTTTTGGCGGGCTGATCGCGCAGAGATTGGCGGGAGAGGGCGTGGCGGCTGTGACCGTCGCGATCGACCCGGCGCCATTCCGTGGAGTTCTTCCCCTGCCGCTCTCAGCTCTCAAGTCAGGATCGGCGGTCCTCGGCAATCCTCTTAACTATACCCGCGCCGTCCCGCTCACGTACGAGCAGTTCCGGTACTCTTTTGCGAACGCGGTGGAGGAAAATGAAGCCCACCAATTGTACGAGACCTACTCGGTTCCCGGTTCGGGAGTGACGGTCTTTCAGGCGGCGACCGCCAATCTCAACCCCTGGACGGAGGCGCAGGTCGACACCGGCAATCCGCAGCGCGGACCGTTGCTCATCGTCTCAGGCGAGTACGACCATACCGTGCCGTGGGCGATCGCGCACGCGTCCTACAAGCAACAGGAGAAAAATCCCGGTGTGACCGAAATTCATGAAATCCCGGGCCGCGGCCACTCCCTCACCATCGACCATGGTTGGCGGGAAGTGGCGGAGACGACGCTGGCGTTTGTCGCCAAACAGATCCGGAATA